The segment AAAAAGCCTTCATTAAAAGATTAataactttttgctttttaatgagATGATGCTGAAGGAGGTTGGGCAGGAAACCAGAAGTGTTATGTTGACTGATAATCCCATTCTCTGTCTATTCCCAGCCACGCGAGAATCTGCCTTCGTCCACGCCATCGCGTCGGCAGGGGTGGCCTTTGCCGTAACCCGCTCCTGCGCCGAGGGCACGTCCACGATCTGCGGCTGTGACTCCCATCACAAAGGACCTCCAGGAGATGGCTGGAAATGGGGGGGATGCAGCGAGGATGCCGACTTTGGTGTGCTGGTGTCCCGCGAATTCGCAGATGCCCGAGAGAACCGGCCGGACGCCCGCTCGGCCATGAACAGACACAACAATGAGGCTGGCAGGACGGTGAGTGCCCGCTGGCTCCGGGGCTGGTCATCCACGCCTGTGTGGGCAGCCCAGCGTGGCCCCCCCGAGGTAACGGGGCCCCCACAATGCCCGGGCGGGAGCTTTCTAGGATTATTTTCCAGGCCACAGCATTTCCACTCTCAACAAACAGACGGGTGGGGGTTAAGAATCGCTAAACCATGCCTTGCTTCCAGCTCAAACATCTCCCCAGGCAGCACGtacaaacccaacccaaccgCCCGAGCACCCAGGTCAACAGCAACGGGGACTCTCCTCCCAAGCTATCCTTCCTGCACGCTCCCCATTCCAACAGTGCCCTGCCCCGTGATTTGTGGGACGAGGTGACAGTCATCGGTCCCTTCCAACCGAAATACTCTATTCCGTTCTGGCTGCCAGCAGATACCTGGGCCACCGCCCGCTCCAGGTCATTTGCAAAGCCAGCGCACTGTAGCCAGGTCACAGCAAGACCTTTCGAACAGCGCCTGAAGCAAACACCAGACGCCCCTTTTCCATACGGCAGCAGTGGAAGGGTAGAAGCTTGGACTTGTTAACAACTGACAGCCTCCTGTAAAAAAATCACCGCAAACTCTAGTAACTTTAACAAAAATCGGTGATTATTTTGCTCAGGCACAGAGGAGGttgctggggaagggaaagcaCCATGTCCTTAGATTCACGAGTTCATTTACTTGCTAGTGCAAACGGGCTTGGGCCATAAAACGGAGGGTTGTCAGCAAAGTTGGGAAGAGGGGATCAGTCTGCATCCACGTGTGGGAGACATCCTCCAACCTGCAAATTCCGTGGGCTCCGATTGCCCACGCACTCAACAGGGAGGGCCCCACTGAAGGGATCAGACCTTGGGATTAGATGAGATTGGGTTGGAAGGGTGGTTGGAGCAGCTGCCCACCTCAGTCGCGTTCTTCTAGCACCGGGTCTGTCTAGAGATGGTTCCGCCACACCCCGAAGCCCCCCTGCATTTACAGCTGGCCTGCGCTTCCCAGACCAAGCTCAGATCAGACATTTACACCCAGGTAGCGAGGGCACGTGGCTGAAAGCAAGCGCTGGGCATCATAAACTGCTGCTGACCACCTCGCTCTCTCTCCCCCCGACAGACCATCCTGGACCACATGCACCTGAAGTGTAAGTGCCACGGTCTCTCGGGAAGCTGCGAGGTCAAGACCTGCTGGTGGGCCCAGCCCGATTTTCGGGCCATTGGTGACTACCTGAAGGATAAATACGACAGCGCCTCTGAGATGGTGGTTGAAAAGCACCGAGAATCTCGGGGATGGGTAGAAACTCTTAGGGCCAAGTACGCTCTTTTCAAGCCGCCAACGGAGCGGGATCTGGTCTACTACGAGAACTCCCCCAATTTTTGTGAGCCCAACCCAGAGACGGGCTCCTTTGGGACCAGGGACAGAACATGCAATGTCACCTCCCACGGGATTGATGGTTGCGATCTGCTGTGCTGCGGTCGTGGCCACAACACCAGGACTGAGAAGCGGAAGGAGAAGTGTCACTGCATCTTCCACTGGTGCTGCTATGTGAGCTGCCAGGAGTGCATACGTGTCTACGACGTCCACACTTGCAAGTAAACGCAGGTAGGTCTCCAGCTGATGGGAGGTTGCTCCAGAGTAGGGCCAAAGGGTCCATCAACCCTGTGACCAGCCCCCACGTGGTGGCCTCACGCTTCAGAGGAtggcacaaaaaaaatctggatgCCCGTGGCCAGGGCAGACACcctcccacagccagcaccagcgCCGCAGAGGCTTCCGGCATCCCACCCACGCACGGCAGCCCGAGGCTGGACCTGGCACGGCAGACACGGCACGGCACCGACCTGCTGACTTCTCTCAGGCTGTTTGGCATGGCAGGCGGTCTGGGGAGAAGCGGGGATAGCAGGAGCCCAAGCGAGGCACGGCACACCAGTCACTGCGCTGCCAGCACAGCACGCACAGAGCTCCGGCTCCGTCCTCCGCCAGAGGTCTGGCCCATGTAGA is part of the Falco naumanni isolate bFalNau1 chromosome 18, bFalNau1.pat, whole genome shotgun sequence genome and harbors:
- the WNT3 gene encoding proto-oncogene Wnt-3, translating into MDYHLLGLILSFLFNGTKVLAGYPIWWSLALGQQYSSLGSQPILCGSIPGLVPKQLRFCRNYIEIMPSVAEGVKLGIQECQHQFRGRRWNCTTIDDSLAIFGPVLDKATRESAFVHAIASAGVAFAVTRSCAEGTSTICGCDSHHKGPPGDGWKWGGCSEDADFGVLVSREFADARENRPDARSAMNRHNNEAGRTTILDHMHLKCKCHGLSGSCEVKTCWWAQPDFRAIGDYLKDKYDSASEMVVEKHRESRGWVETLRAKYALFKPPTERDLVYYENSPNFCEPNPETGSFGTRDRTCNVTSHGIDGCDLLCCGRGHNTRTEKRKEKCHCIFHWCCYVSCQECIRVYDVHTCK